The Streptomyces nitrosporeus genome includes a window with the following:
- a CDS encoding aminoglycoside phosphotransferase family protein → MNDTETDVTAELVRGLLSDQHPDLAGRPLRLGARGWDNQLWRLGDDLAVRLPWATPTADALLRKEHAWLPSLAPGLPLPVPVPQRLGEPSGRFPRPWTVTTWVPGTPGDLAPATRATEAADTLAAFLRALHRPAPADAPVGNYGRGGPLADLAEPFARQLASATERGLVTDPEAVRAVWEDAVTAPPWTGPALWLHADLHPANVLTADGTFCGVIDFGDLCAGDPAGDLASAWVLLPDGAMDRFHAAYGPAADPAALRRARGWALLQAFSGIFVGDAGVHGRPGGKATWGPPAHAALRRLTATAAPRTPGSSG, encoded by the coding sequence ATGAACGACACCGAGACCGATGTCACCGCCGAACTCGTCCGCGGCCTGCTGTCCGACCAGCACCCCGACCTGGCCGGCCGCCCCCTGAGGCTCGGCGCGCGCGGCTGGGACAACCAGCTGTGGCGGCTCGGCGACGACCTCGCCGTCCGGCTGCCCTGGGCGACCCCCACGGCGGACGCGCTGCTGCGGAAGGAACACGCGTGGCTGCCGTCCCTCGCGCCGGGCCTGCCCCTGCCCGTCCCCGTCCCGCAACGCCTCGGCGAACCCTCCGGCCGCTTCCCGCGCCCCTGGACCGTCACCACCTGGGTCCCGGGCACACCGGGAGACCTGGCCCCCGCCACACGTGCCACCGAGGCGGCCGACACCCTGGCCGCGTTCCTGAGGGCCCTCCACAGGCCCGCGCCCGCCGACGCCCCCGTGGGCAACTACGGCCGTGGAGGACCGCTGGCCGACCTGGCCGAACCGTTCGCCCGGCAACTCGCCTCGGCCACCGAACGGGGGCTGGTCACCGACCCGGAGGCCGTACGGGCCGTCTGGGAGGACGCCGTCACCGCACCGCCCTGGACCGGCCCCGCCCTGTGGCTCCACGCGGACCTGCACCCGGCCAACGTCCTCACCGCGGACGGCACCTTCTGCGGCGTCATCGACTTCGGCGACCTCTGCGCGGGAGACCCGGCCGGCGACCTCGCATCCGCCTGGGTACTGCTGCCGGACGGTGCCATGGACCGCTTCCACGCCGCCTACGGACCGGCGGCCGACCCGGCGGCACTGCGCCGCGCCCGCGGCTGGGCCCTGCTCCAGGCGTTCAGCGGCATCTTCGTCGGTGACGCGGGCGTCCACGGCCGCCCCGGCGGCAAGGCCACCTGGGGCCCGCCCGCGCACGCCGCACTGAGGCGCCTCACCGCCACGGCCGCCCCCCGGACCCCGGGCTCCAGCGGATAG
- a CDS encoding ATP-binding protein produces MKPQTDIPGAGTPRAESRVLLSSTPRGARLARALAVQQFTEWCACPYDSDEARTVALITAELAANAITHGRLPGRDFRLTLRLLAETVRIEVTDARPERLLPATAPAPGGPGAVTGRGLLLVDAYADRWGCAVRDAYTKCVWAEVRTGHPRPLT; encoded by the coding sequence GTGAAGCCACAGACGGACATTCCCGGGGCCGGTACTCCGCGCGCGGAGTCGCGCGTCCTGCTCAGCAGCACACCGCGCGGTGCGCGGCTGGCGCGCGCCCTCGCCGTACAGCAGTTCACCGAGTGGTGCGCCTGCCCGTACGACTCCGACGAGGCCCGTACGGTTGCCCTGATCACAGCCGAACTCGCGGCCAACGCGATCACCCACGGCCGTCTGCCCGGCCGCGACTTCCGGCTGACCCTGCGGCTCCTGGCGGAAACCGTCCGGATCGAGGTCACCGACGCACGGCCCGAACGGCTCCTGCCCGCCACCGCGCCCGCACCCGGCGGCCCCGGAGCCGTGACGGGGAGAGGTCTGCTCCTCGTCGACGCATACGCGGACCGCTGGGGATGCGCCGTCCGCGACGCGTACACCAAGTGCGTGTGGGCGGAGGTCCGGACAGGACACCCGCGGCCCCTCACGTAA
- a CDS encoding helix-turn-helix domain-containing protein translates to MAERDVRPVRETKSSSAVRTRAREDGELPGVWVAYGTLLGHLRKRADLNQQALGQAIGYSLEQVASVEQGRRPAKEAFTEAAERVLDARGVLEVLQPDVDRAKLPRFFRNFAAVEAEVLSRFSYDPLLVPGLLQTEAYARAVFAGHCPPFSEEIVDQHTEARLSRQKLLTRDPLAELSFIIGEEALRNPVGGPELMRGQWEQLLEVGELRNVEVQVMPAGTGFHVGLDGPFVLIETRELRRLGYVEAQEIGCIVSEPADVSAFASRYGKLRSQALNTRESARLIEQLVGET, encoded by the coding sequence ATGGCGGAGAGGGATGTGAGGCCGGTGCGGGAGACGAAGAGCAGCAGCGCGGTACGTACGAGGGCACGGGAGGACGGCGAGCTTCCGGGGGTGTGGGTGGCCTACGGCACGCTGCTGGGCCACCTGCGCAAGCGGGCGGACCTGAACCAGCAGGCACTGGGGCAGGCCATCGGTTACTCGCTGGAGCAGGTCGCCTCGGTCGAGCAGGGGCGCCGCCCGGCGAAGGAGGCGTTCACCGAGGCCGCGGAACGGGTGCTGGACGCGCGTGGTGTGCTGGAGGTGCTCCAGCCGGACGTGGACCGGGCCAAACTCCCCAGGTTCTTCCGCAACTTCGCGGCCGTCGAGGCGGAGGTCCTCAGCCGCTTCTCGTACGATCCGCTGCTGGTCCCCGGGCTGCTGCAGACGGAGGCGTACGCGCGAGCGGTGTTCGCCGGGCACTGCCCGCCGTTCAGCGAGGAGATCGTGGACCAGCACACGGAGGCCCGGCTGAGCCGCCAGAAGCTGCTCACCCGGGATCCGCTGGCGGAGTTGTCGTTCATCATCGGGGAGGAGGCGCTGCGGAATCCGGTGGGTGGCCCGGAGCTCATGCGAGGGCAGTGGGAGCAGCTTCTGGAAGTAGGAGAGTTGCGTAATGTCGAGGTCCAGGTCATGCCTGCCGGGACCGGTTTCCACGTCGGCCTGGACGGTCCGTTCGTCCTGATCGAGACCAGAGAGCTCCGACGGCTGGGATACGTCGAAGCACAGGAGATCGGGTGCATCGTCAGCGAACCGGCCGACGTCAGCGCGTTCGCCTCGCGGTATGGCAAGCTGCGATCGCAGGCCCTGAACACTCGGGAGTCTGCGCGGCTCATCGAACAGCTGGTGGGAGAGACATGA
- a CDS encoding DUF397 domain-containing protein — protein MSVNRDTGATGELRWFKSSHSGSGGGDCVEVATTRLAVHVRDTKTAGQGPTLRVGHAPWAAFVAHTGT, from the coding sequence ATGAGCGTGAACCGAGACACCGGGGCCACGGGCGAACTGCGCTGGTTCAAGAGCAGCCACAGCGGATCCGGGGGCGGCGACTGCGTCGAGGTGGCCACCACCCGTCTCGCGGTACACGTCCGGGACACCAAGACCGCAGGACAGGGCCCCACCCTGCGCGTCGGCCACGCGCCGTGGGCCGCCTTCGTCGCCCACACCGGCACCTGA
- a CDS encoding acetyl-CoA C-acetyltransferase — translation MAEAYIVEAVRTPVGRRKGGLSAVHPADLGAHVIKALVERTGIDPAAVDDVVFGCLDTVGPQAGDIARTAWLAAGLPEEVPGTTVDRQCGSSQQAVHFAAQGVLSGTQDLVVAGGTQNMSMIPIAFASRQAAEPLGLTDGPYAGSEGWRARYGDAPVNQFHGAELIAEKWGISRRDMEEFALRSHQRALRAIDEGRFTRETVAYGDVTVDEGPRRDTSLEKMAGLKPVVAGGRLTAGVSSQVSDGASALLIASERAVAEHGLTPRARVHHLSVRGEDPIRMLSAPIPATAYALKKAGMSIDDIDLVEINEAFAPVVLAWLKETGADPDKVNVNGGAIALGHPLGATGTKLMTTLLHELERTGGRYGLQTMCEGGGQANVTIIERL, via the coding sequence ATGGCCGAGGCATACATAGTCGAAGCGGTCCGCACCCCCGTCGGCCGGCGCAAGGGCGGACTCTCCGCCGTGCACCCCGCCGACCTCGGCGCCCACGTCATCAAGGCACTGGTCGAACGCACCGGCATCGACCCCGCCGCCGTCGACGACGTCGTCTTCGGCTGCCTGGACACCGTCGGCCCCCAGGCCGGCGACATCGCCCGTACCGCCTGGCTGGCCGCGGGCCTCCCCGAGGAGGTCCCCGGCACCACCGTCGACCGGCAGTGCGGCTCCTCCCAGCAGGCCGTCCACTTCGCGGCCCAGGGCGTGCTCTCCGGCACCCAGGACCTGGTCGTCGCCGGCGGCACCCAGAACATGTCGATGATCCCGATCGCCTTCGCCAGCCGCCAGGCCGCCGAACCCCTCGGCCTCACCGACGGCCCCTACGCCGGCTCCGAGGGCTGGCGCGCCCGCTACGGCGACGCCCCCGTCAACCAGTTCCACGGTGCCGAACTCATCGCCGAGAAGTGGGGCATCAGCCGCCGGGACATGGAGGAGTTCGCGCTCCGCTCGCACCAGCGGGCCCTGCGCGCCATCGACGAGGGCCGCTTCACCCGCGAGACCGTCGCCTACGGCGACGTCACCGTGGACGAGGGCCCGCGCCGCGACACCTCGCTGGAGAAGATGGCCGGCCTCAAGCCGGTCGTCGCGGGCGGCAGGCTCACCGCCGGAGTCTCCTCCCAGGTCTCCGACGGCGCCTCCGCCCTGCTCATCGCCTCGGAGCGGGCCGTCGCCGAACACGGCCTCACCCCCCGCGCCCGCGTCCACCACCTCTCGGTACGCGGCGAGGACCCCATCCGGATGCTGTCCGCCCCCATCCCGGCGACGGCGTACGCCCTGAAGAAGGCCGGGATGTCCATCGACGACATCGACCTGGTCGAGATCAACGAGGCGTTCGCCCCGGTCGTCCTCGCCTGGCTGAAGGAGACCGGCGCCGACCCGGACAAGGTCAACGTCAACGGCGGCGCCATCGCCCTCGGCCACCCGCTGGGCGCCACCGGCACCAAGCTGATGACGACCCTCCTCCACGAACTGGAGCGCACCGGCGGCCGCTACGGCCTCCAGACCATGTGCGAGGGCGGCGGCCAGGCCAACGTCACCATCATCGAACGGCTCTGA
- a CDS encoding TetR/AcrR family transcriptional regulator, with protein MTGASNAERRAELLATAAEVFAAQGYNATTVRRIADAAGMLAGSLYYHFDSKESMLDEILSAFLGELWAGYDTVLAAGLGPRETIEALVTESFRQIDRHGPAVAIYQKESKHLSAQPRFGYLADSQVKFEDAWLRTLERGVAEHVFRADLDIRLVYRFVRDTVWVAASWYRPGGTHSPEEIARQYLSMVLEGITPRT; from the coding sequence ATGACCGGAGCCTCCAACGCCGAACGCCGTGCCGAACTCCTGGCCACGGCCGCCGAAGTGTTCGCCGCCCAGGGTTACAACGCCACCACCGTCCGCCGCATCGCGGACGCCGCGGGCATGCTCGCGGGCAGCCTCTACTACCACTTCGACTCCAAGGAGTCGATGCTGGACGAGATCCTCTCGGCCTTCCTCGGCGAGCTCTGGGCCGGGTACGACACCGTCCTCGCCGCCGGACTCGGCCCCCGGGAGACCATCGAGGCCCTCGTCACCGAGTCCTTCCGGCAGATCGACCGCCACGGCCCCGCGGTCGCCATCTACCAGAAGGAGTCCAAGCACCTCTCGGCCCAGCCGCGCTTCGGCTACCTCGCCGACTCCCAGGTGAAGTTCGAGGACGCCTGGCTGCGCACCCTGGAACGCGGTGTCGCCGAGCACGTCTTCCGCGCCGACCTGGACATCCGCCTCGTCTACCGGTTCGTCCGCGACACCGTCTGGGTCGCCGCGTCCTGGTACCGCCCCGGCGGCACCCACAGCCCCGAGGAGATCGCCCGCCAGTACCTCTCCATGGTCCTGGAAGGCATCACCCCACGTACCTGA
- a CDS encoding SDR family oxidoreductase, translated as MTHRPPYVPGHSLLEGRTAVITAAAGAGIGGATARKFLEEGARIVIGDAHERRLKESAAALADEFGKDRIAALPCDVTDQQQVDALFAFAAGHHGGLDIVVNNAGLGGTADLVDMTDEQWAKVLDVTLGGTFRCTRAALRRLKEQNAGRRRLGQEEKTGGVVVNNASVIGWRAQRGQAHYAAAKAGVMALTRCAALEAADFGVRVNAVAPSLAMHPHLVKVTTPGLLADLTEREAFGRYAEPWEIANVIVFLASGYSSYMTGETVSVSSQRA; from the coding sequence GTGACCCACCGGCCGCCCTACGTACCGGGGCACTCCCTCCTGGAAGGACGCACCGCGGTGATCACCGCCGCCGCGGGCGCCGGGATCGGGGGAGCGACCGCCCGCAAGTTCCTGGAGGAAGGCGCCCGGATCGTCATCGGTGACGCCCACGAACGCCGACTGAAGGAGAGCGCCGCCGCCCTCGCCGACGAGTTCGGCAAGGACCGGATCGCCGCACTGCCCTGCGACGTCACCGACCAGCAGCAGGTCGACGCCCTGTTCGCGTTCGCCGCCGGACACCACGGCGGCCTCGACATCGTCGTCAACAACGCCGGACTCGGCGGCACCGCCGACCTCGTCGACATGACCGACGAACAGTGGGCGAAGGTCCTCGACGTCACCCTGGGCGGCACCTTCCGCTGCACCCGCGCCGCCCTGCGCCGGCTCAAGGAGCAGAACGCCGGCCGGCGCCGGCTCGGGCAGGAGGAGAAAACCGGCGGCGTCGTCGTCAACAACGCCTCCGTGATCGGCTGGCGCGCCCAGCGCGGCCAGGCGCACTACGCCGCGGCCAAGGCGGGCGTCATGGCCCTGACCCGGTGCGCCGCCCTGGAGGCCGCCGACTTCGGCGTACGCGTCAACGCGGTCGCCCCGAGCCTCGCCATGCACCCCCACCTGGTGAAGGTCACCACCCCCGGACTCCTGGCCGACCTCACCGAACGCGAGGCGTTCGGCCGGTACGCCGAACCCTGGGAGATCGCCAACGTCATCGTCTTCCTGGCCAGCGGCTACTCCTCGTACATGACCGGGGAGACCGTCTCCGTCAGCAGCCAGAGGGCGTGA
- a CDS encoding acyl-CoA dehydrogenase family protein, translating to MSRVEEFRTEIRGWLAAGLTGAFAGLRGRGGPGREHEAFAERLAWERHMAAEGWTCVGWPKEYGGRGATIEEQVAFHEEYALADAPARVNHIGEQLLGPTLVAFGTPEQRARFLPPIVAAEELWCQGYSEPDAGSDLANVRTRAERDGADWVVTGQKIWTSLAHESQWCFVVARTEPGSTRHAGLSYLLVPLDQPGVEIRPIQQLTGTSEFNEVFFDGARTRAEHIVGAPGDGWRVAMATLGFERGVSTLGQQVGFRRELETLIDVARRNGAAGDPLIRDRLARAWTGLETIRCNALRMLDGVAAGAPGPEASIGKIFWATWHRELGELAMSVLGAGGTVAAGEPYDLDDWQRLFLFSRSDTIYAGSNEIQRNIIAERVLGLPKEIRP from the coding sequence ATGAGCAGAGTCGAGGAGTTCCGCACCGAGATCCGCGGCTGGCTGGCCGCCGGCCTCACCGGTGCCTTTGCAGGTCTGCGGGGCCGCGGCGGCCCCGGCCGGGAGCACGAGGCGTTCGCCGAACGGCTCGCCTGGGAACGGCACATGGCCGCCGAGGGCTGGACCTGTGTGGGCTGGCCGAAGGAGTACGGCGGCCGGGGGGCGACCATCGAGGAACAAGTCGCCTTCCACGAGGAGTACGCCCTGGCCGACGCCCCCGCCCGGGTCAACCACATCGGCGAACAACTCCTCGGCCCGACCCTGGTGGCCTTCGGCACACCCGAGCAGCGGGCCCGTTTCCTGCCGCCGATCGTCGCCGCGGAGGAACTGTGGTGCCAGGGCTACAGCGAGCCCGACGCCGGCTCCGACCTGGCGAACGTCCGCACCCGGGCGGAACGCGACGGCGCGGACTGGGTCGTCACCGGGCAGAAGATCTGGACCTCACTCGCCCACGAGTCGCAGTGGTGCTTCGTCGTCGCCCGCACCGAGCCGGGCTCCACCCGCCACGCCGGCCTGTCCTACCTGCTGGTCCCGCTCGACCAGCCCGGCGTCGAGATCCGGCCGATCCAGCAGCTGACCGGCACCTCCGAGTTCAACGAGGTCTTCTTCGACGGCGCCCGCACCCGCGCCGAACACATCGTCGGCGCCCCCGGCGACGGCTGGCGCGTCGCCATGGCCACCCTCGGCTTCGAACGCGGTGTCTCCACCCTCGGCCAGCAGGTCGGCTTCCGCCGCGAACTGGAGACCCTCATCGACGTGGCCCGGCGCAACGGCGCCGCCGGCGACCCGCTGATCCGCGACCGCCTCGCCCGCGCCTGGACCGGACTGGAGACCATCCGCTGCAACGCCCTGCGGATGCTCGACGGCGTCGCGGCGGGCGCGCCGGGCCCGGAGGCGTCCATCGGTAAGATCTTCTGGGCCACCTGGCACCGGGAACTCGGTGAACTGGCCATGAGCGTCCTCGGCGCGGGCGGCACGGTCGCCGCCGGGGAGCCGTACGACCTCGACGACTGGCAGCGGCTGTTCCTCTTCTCCCGCTCCGACACCATCTACGCCGGATCCAACGAGATCCAGCGCAACATCATCGCCGAGCGCGTCCTCGGCCTGCCCAAGGAGATCCGCCCGTGA
- a CDS encoding enoyl-CoA hydratase, whose amino-acid sequence MPAAHDEPVRYEKQGPVATVTMNRPGYRNAQNSAMTYALDRAFYRAADDSEVKTVVLAGAGKHFSAGHDIGTPERDAHLPFERRAGLWWDHSDKEGAESRFARESEVYLGMCRRWRELPKPVIASVQGACVAGGLMLAWVCDLIVASEDAFFADPVVRMGIPGVEYFAHPWVMPPRIAKEFLYTGDRMSARRAYEVGMVNRVVPREELAQRTRELALRVAEMPRMGLALTKRAVNQAEDLQGLHTGMDSVFGLHHLAHAHNAETAPDALGGMDIGAMKKAGG is encoded by the coding sequence ATGCCCGCTGCCCACGACGAACCGGTGCGCTACGAGAAGCAGGGCCCGGTCGCGACGGTGACCATGAACCGGCCCGGCTACCGCAACGCGCAGAACTCCGCGATGACCTACGCCCTCGACCGGGCGTTCTACCGCGCGGCCGACGACAGCGAGGTGAAGACCGTCGTCCTGGCCGGGGCGGGCAAGCACTTCTCCGCCGGCCATGACATCGGGACCCCGGAGCGGGACGCCCACCTGCCGTTCGAGCGCAGGGCGGGGCTCTGGTGGGACCACTCGGACAAGGAGGGCGCGGAGAGCCGCTTCGCCCGGGAGTCCGAGGTGTACCTGGGGATGTGCCGGCGGTGGCGCGAGCTGCCCAAGCCGGTGATCGCCTCCGTGCAGGGGGCGTGCGTGGCGGGCGGTCTGATGCTCGCCTGGGTGTGCGACCTGATCGTGGCGTCCGAGGACGCGTTCTTCGCCGACCCGGTGGTCCGGATGGGCATCCCCGGTGTCGAGTACTTCGCCCACCCGTGGGTGATGCCGCCGCGGATCGCCAAGGAGTTCCTCTACACCGGTGACCGGATGAGCGCCCGGCGCGCCTACGAGGTCGGCATGGTCAACCGGGTCGTTCCCCGGGAGGAACTGGCGCAGCGCACCCGGGAGCTGGCGCTGCGCGTCGCCGAGATGCCCCGCATGGGCCTGGCCCTGACCAAGCGCGCGGTCAACCAGGCGGAGGACCTCCAGGGACTGCACACCGGTATGGACTCCGTGTTCGGCCTGCACCACCTGGCGCACGCGCACAACGCCGAGACCGCGCCGGACGCGCTCGGCGGGATGGACATCGGGGCGATGAAGAAGGCGGGCGGCTGA